The proteins below are encoded in one region of Pseudomonas putida S13.1.2:
- the bglX gene encoding beta-glucosidase BglX gives MMKLSLLGLAMGLASQAALAAPYAPPLQDKQAFIEHLISQMTEAEKIGQLRLISIGPEMPHEKIREEIAAGRIGGTFNSRTAPENRPMQDAAMRSRLKIPMFFAYDTIHGERTIFPIGLGMAATWDMDAVAKVGRTAAIEASADALDMTFAPMVDIARDPRWGRTSEGFGEDTYLTSKIGQVMVRSFQGSSPANPDSIMAIVKHFALYGAVEGGRDYNTVDMSLPKMYNDYLPPYRAALDAGAGGVMVALNSINGVPATSNTWLMNDLLRKEWGFKGVTISDHGAIQELIRHGVARDGREAAKLAIKAGIDMSMNDTLYGEELPGLLKSGEVTQRELDQAVREVLGAKYDMGLFKDPYVRIGKAETDLKDYYGNDRLHREAARDVARRSLVLLENRNQTLPLKKAGTIALVGPLADAPIDMMGSWAADGKPVHSVTVREGLRRAVEGKAKLVYAKGSNVTGDKAILDYLNFLNFDAPEIVDDPRPPAVLIDEALKAARQADVVVAVVGESRGMSHESSSRTTLEIPASQRELIKALKATGKPLVLVLMNGRPLSISWEREQADAILETWFAGTEGGNAIADVLFGDYNPSGKLAITFPRSVGQIPMYYNHTRIGRPFTPGKPGNYTSQYFEEPNGPLYPFGYGLSYSSFELSGLKLSNKDLKRGDTLEAKVTVTNTGKVAGETVVQLYLQDVSASMSRPVKELKNFQKLMLKPGESRTLAFRVSEEDLKFYNGQLQRVAEPGEFNIQVGLDSQAVQQQSFELL, from the coding sequence ATGATGAAACTGTCTTTGCTGGGCCTGGCCATGGGCCTTGCCAGTCAGGCGGCCCTTGCCGCCCCCTATGCCCCGCCCCTGCAGGACAAGCAGGCGTTCATCGAGCACCTGATCAGCCAGATGACCGAAGCCGAGAAAATCGGCCAGCTGCGCCTGATCAGCATCGGCCCGGAAATGCCCCACGAAAAGATCCGCGAAGAAATTGCCGCCGGCCGCATCGGTGGCACCTTCAACTCGCGCACCGCGCCCGAAAACCGCCCGATGCAGGACGCGGCCATGCGCAGCCGCCTGAAGATCCCCATGTTCTTCGCCTACGACACCATTCACGGCGAACGCACCATCTTCCCGATCGGCCTGGGCATGGCCGCCACCTGGGACATGGACGCCGTCGCCAAGGTGGGCCGCACTGCAGCCATCGAAGCCTCCGCCGACGCCCTGGACATGACCTTCGCACCCATGGTCGATATCGCCCGCGACCCGCGCTGGGGCCGTACCAGCGAAGGCTTCGGCGAGGACACCTACCTGACCTCGAAAATCGGCCAGGTGATGGTGCGTTCGTTCCAGGGCAGCAGCCCGGCCAACCCCGACAGCATCATGGCCATCGTCAAGCACTTCGCCCTGTACGGTGCAGTGGAAGGCGGGCGCGACTACAACACGGTCGATATGAGCCTGCCGAAAATGTACAACGACTACCTGCCGCCCTACCGCGCCGCGCTCGACGCCGGTGCTGGCGGGGTGATGGTGGCACTGAACTCGATCAACGGTGTGCCGGCCACCTCCAACACCTGGTTGATGAACGACCTGCTGCGCAAGGAGTGGGGCTTCAAAGGCGTGACCATCAGTGACCACGGCGCCATCCAGGAGCTGATCCGTCATGGCGTCGCCCGCGACGGCCGTGAAGCGGCCAAGCTGGCGATCAAGGCCGGCATCGACATGAGCATGAACGACACCCTGTACGGCGAAGAGCTGCCAGGCCTGCTGAAGTCCGGCGAAGTGACCCAGCGCGAACTGGACCAGGCGGTACGCGAAGTGCTTGGCGCCAAGTACGACATGGGCCTTTTCAAGGACCCGTACGTGCGCATCGGCAAAGCCGAAACCGACCTGAAGGACTATTACGGCAACGACCGCCTGCACCGCGAAGCTGCGCGTGACGTGGCACGCCGCAGCCTGGTGCTGCTGGAAAACCGCAACCAGACCCTGCCGCTGAAAAAGGCTGGCACCATTGCCTTGGTCGGCCCACTGGCCGATGCCCCGATTGACATGATGGGCAGTTGGGCCGCCGACGGTAAACCGGTGCACTCGGTGACCGTGCGCGAAGGCCTGCGCCGCGCCGTGGAAGGCAAGGCCAAGCTGGTCTACGCCAAAGGCTCCAACGTCACGGGCGACAAGGCCATCCTCGATTACCTGAACTTCCTCAACTTCGATGCCCCGGAAATCGTCGACGACCCGCGCCCGCCTGCGGTGCTGATCGATGAAGCGCTCAAGGCGGCCAGGCAAGCCGATGTGGTGGTGGCAGTGGTCGGCGAGTCCCGCGGCATGTCCCACGAGTCGTCGAGCCGTACCACCCTGGAAATCCCGGCCAGCCAGCGCGAACTGATCAAAGCCCTGAAGGCCACAGGCAAGCCGCTGGTACTGGTGCTGATGAACGGCCGGCCGCTGTCGATCAGCTGGGAGCGCGAGCAGGCCGACGCCATCCTCGAAACCTGGTTCGCCGGCACCGAAGGCGGTAATGCCATCGCCGACGTGCTGTTTGGTGACTACAATCCGTCCGGCAAGCTGGCCATCACCTTCCCGCGCTCGGTCGGGCAGATCCCGATGTACTACAACCACACCCGCATCGGCCGGCCCTTCACCCCTGGCAAGCCGGGCAACTACACCTCGCAGTACTTTGAAGAACCCAACGGCCCGCTGTACCCGTTTGGCTATGGCCTGAGCTACAGCAGCTTCGAGCTGTCGGGCCTGAAGCTTTCGAACAAGGACCTCAAGCGCGGCGACACACTGGAGGCCAAGGTGACGGTGACGAACACCGGCAAGGTGGCAGGCGAGACCGTGGTGCAGCTGTACCTGCAGGATGTGTCGGCGTCGATGAGCCGCCCGGTCAAGGAACTCAAGAACTTCCAGAAGCTGATGCTCAAGCCGGGCGAGTCGCGCACCTTGGCCTTCCGCGTCAGCGAGGAAGACCTGAAGTTCTACAATGGCCAGCTGCAGCGGGTTGCCGAGCCAGGTGAATTCAATATCCAGGTCGGGCTGGATTCCCAGGCGGTGCAGCAGCAGAGCTTCGAACTGCTGTAA
- a CDS encoding sigma-54-dependent transcriptional regulator → MLNSVIVVDDEASIRTAVEQWLSLSGFSVQLFARAEECLAHLPRHFPGVIISDVRMPGMDGLQLLERLQADDPDLPVILLTGHGDVPMAVEAMRSGAYDFLEKPFTPQHLLGSLRRALEKRQLVLENRRLHEQADLKSRLEGTLLGMSQGLQQLRRQVLELASLPVNVLIRGETGSGKERVARCLHDFGPRAGKPFVALNCAAIPESLFEAELFGHESGAFTGAQGKRIGKLEYANGGTVFLDEIESMPLAQQAKLLRVIQEQKLERLGANQSISVDLRVIAATKPDLLEEARAGRFREDLAYRLNVAELRLAPLRERREDIPLLFEHFARAAGEKLGRAAPLLSGVQLAQLLSHDWPGNVRELANAAERHALGLSSPNIEVTPAGQSLGEQMEAFEAQCLRAALRQHGGEIKSVMEALQLPRRTLNEKMQRHGLMREDFVGRE, encoded by the coding sequence ATGTTGAATTCAGTGATCGTCGTCGATGATGAAGCCAGTATCCGCACTGCGGTCGAGCAATGGCTGAGCCTGTCCGGCTTCAGCGTGCAACTGTTCGCACGCGCCGAAGAGTGCCTGGCCCACCTGCCGCGGCACTTTCCCGGTGTCATCATCAGCGATGTGCGCATGCCGGGCATGGATGGCTTGCAATTGCTCGAACGCCTGCAGGCGGACGACCCCGACTTGCCCGTCATCTTGCTGACGGGCCACGGCGACGTGCCGATGGCCGTGGAAGCCATGCGCAGCGGTGCCTACGACTTCCTCGAAAAGCCCTTCACCCCGCAGCACCTGCTGGGCAGCCTGCGCCGGGCCCTGGAAAAGCGCCAGCTGGTGCTGGAAAACCGCCGGCTGCACGAACAGGCAGACCTCAAGTCACGCCTGGAAGGCACGCTGCTGGGCATGTCACAGGGCCTGCAACAGCTGCGCCGACAAGTACTGGAGCTGGCCAGCCTGCCCGTCAATGTGCTGATCCGTGGCGAAACCGGCAGTGGCAAGGAGCGCGTGGCCCGCTGCCTGCACGATTTTGGCCCTCGCGCCGGTAAACCCTTCGTCGCACTCAACTGCGCGGCCATTCCCGAGTCGCTGTTCGAGGCCGAGCTGTTCGGCCATGAAAGCGGCGCCTTCACCGGCGCCCAGGGCAAGCGCATCGGCAAGCTGGAGTACGCCAACGGTGGCACGGTGTTTCTCGATGAAATCGAGAGCATGCCGCTGGCACAGCAGGCCAAGCTGTTACGCGTGATCCAGGAGCAGAAGCTGGAGCGCCTGGGTGCCAACCAGAGCATCAGCGTCGACCTGCGTGTCATTGCAGCGACCAAGCCCGACCTGCTCGAAGAGGCCCGCGCCGGCCGCTTTCGCGAAGACCTTGCCTATCGCCTGAATGTGGCCGAATTGCGCCTGGCGCCGCTGCGTGAGCGGCGTGAGGACATTCCTCTGCTGTTTGAGCACTTTGCCCGCGCCGCAGGCGAAAAGCTGGGCCGTGCCGCCCCGCTGCTGTCAGGTGTACAACTGGCACAGCTGCTGTCCCATGACTGGCCGGGCAACGTACGGGAGCTGGCCAATGCGGCGGAGCGCCATGCATTGGGGCTGAGTTCGCCAAACATCGAAGTGACACCTGCCGGGCAGTCGCTGGGCGAACAGATGGAAGCGTTCGAGGCGCAATGCCTGCGCGCAGCCTTGCGCCAGCATGGGGGCGAAATCAAGTCGGTGATGGAGGCGTTGCAGCTGCCGCGGCGTACGCTTAACGAAAAGATGCAGCGGCATGGGCTGATGCGCGAGGACTTTGTCGGGCGCGAATGA
- a CDS encoding AraC family transcriptional regulator → MTTATSIDPPLELQRQELAELIRRHAGDPHGPASAIDDLYLVRYTENVRSVPTLAQPALCILAQGSKSLFLGDEQYAYDPLHYMVVSVTLPLSGVRLDASPENPSLGLRMDLDPAEISQLIAESGPMLVPNRPSGRGLYVERTDAALLDALLRLLRLLDTPRDIAMLAPLFRREILYRLLRGPQGCRLYEIALANSQTHRVCQAITWLNNNYQLPLRIEDLAREVNLSTSTLHHRFKAVTSMSPLQYQKQLRLQEARRLMLNDGLEAAVAAYRVGYESPSQFSREYSRLYGAPPIRDVARLRATAG, encoded by the coding sequence ATGACCACCGCCACGTCCATCGACCCGCCCCTGGAATTGCAGCGCCAGGAACTGGCCGAGCTGATCCGCCGCCATGCCGGCGACCCCCATGGCCCGGCATCGGCCATCGATGACTTGTACCTGGTGCGCTACACCGAGAACGTGCGCTCGGTGCCGACCTTGGCCCAACCCGCGCTGTGCATCCTTGCCCAGGGCAGCAAAAGCCTGTTCCTGGGGGACGAGCAGTATGCCTACGACCCCCTGCACTACATGGTGGTCTCGGTGACCTTGCCGCTGAGCGGGGTGAGGCTCGACGCCAGCCCGGAGAACCCAAGCCTGGGCCTGCGCATGGACCTGGACCCGGCCGAGATCAGCCAGCTGATCGCCGAAAGCGGGCCGATGCTGGTACCCAACCGGCCCTCGGGCCGTGGTCTGTATGTGGAAAGGACCGATGCCGCATTGCTCGACGCCTTGCTGCGGCTGCTGCGCCTGCTGGACACCCCACGCGACATCGCCATGCTCGCGCCGCTGTTCCGCCGCGAGATTCTCTATCGCCTGCTGCGTGGGCCGCAGGGTTGCCGGCTATATGAGATTGCCTTGGCCAACAGCCAGACTCACCGGGTTTGCCAGGCCATTACCTGGCTGAACAATAACTACCAGTTGCCCTTGCGCATCGAGGACCTGGCCCGGGAGGTCAACCTCAGCACGTCGACCTTGCACCACCGCTTCAAGGCCGTGACGTCAATGAGCCCGTTGCAGTACCAGAAGCAGCTGCGCCTGCAGGAGGCGCGGCGGTTGATGCTCAACGATGGGCTAGAGGCGGCGGTGGCGGCCTATCGGGTGGGGTATGAAAGCCCGTCGCAATTCAGCCGTGAATACAGCCGGCTGTATGGCGCGCCGCCGATTCGGGATGTGGCCCGGTTGCGGGCTACTGCTGGCTGA
- a CDS encoding class I SAM-dependent methyltransferase — translation MSASTSAPSAPDARAQFLDLLNAALHGDTLVKLVLARHVGADQTLQRIIAKPLQVKGQPCLSLVYRHQTRDITRNLPLDQAQALVAELLPDSFRNAHLFDADGEVQLTFSKKGKPMLQRHGAQAPREVTAGSGHDREKKRYLELSRPFLRDLGVTDAQGALIPSMSRKWKQINKFIEVFDHALASAPVPAEQALRVADFGSGKGYLTFAMHDYLRNSLGRVAQVTGVELRQDMVDLCNTAAARLEHPGLEFQCGDVRSVVPEAIEVMIALHACDIATDYAIHTGIRCNAAIIMCSPCCHKQIRPQLHSPGLLQPMLQYGLHLGQQAEMLTDSLRALYLEACGYETKVFEFISLEHTNKNKMILAVKRQKAGGNGALLEKIGQLKAFYGVQEHCLETLLRADGLL, via the coding sequence ATGTCCGCCAGTACTTCCGCCCCCTCCGCGCCGGATGCGCGCGCTCAGTTTCTCGACCTGCTGAACGCCGCCCTGCACGGCGATACCCTGGTCAAACTGGTGCTGGCGCGCCATGTCGGTGCCGACCAGACCTTGCAACGGATCATTGCCAAGCCGCTGCAGGTCAAGGGCCAGCCGTGCCTGTCGCTGGTCTACCGCCACCAGACCCGCGACATCACCCGCAACCTGCCGCTGGACCAGGCCCAGGCGCTGGTCGCCGAGCTGCTGCCAGACAGCTTCCGCAACGCCCACCTGTTCGATGCTGACGGCGAAGTGCAGCTGACCTTCAGCAAGAAGGGCAAGCCGATGCTGCAGCGTCACGGGGCGCAGGCACCGCGTGAGGTGACTGCCGGCAGCGGCCATGACCGCGAGAAGAAGCGTTACCTGGAGTTGTCGCGCCCGTTTTTGCGCGACCTGGGCGTAACCGATGCACAAGGCGCGTTGATTCCGTCGATGTCGCGCAAGTGGAAGCAGATCAACAAGTTCATCGAGGTCTTCGACCACGCCCTGGCCAGCGCCCCGGTGCCGGCAGAACAGGCACTTCGTGTGGCCGACTTTGGCTCGGGCAAGGGCTACCTGACCTTCGCCATGCACGATTACCTGCGCAACAGCCTGGGCCGCGTTGCACAGGTCACTGGCGTAGAGTTGCGCCAGGACATGGTCGACCTGTGCAACACCGCTGCCGCACGCCTGGAGCACCCGGGCCTGGAGTTCCAGTGCGGTGACGTGCGCAGCGTGGTGCCGGAGGCCATCGAGGTGATGATTGCCTTGCACGCCTGTGACATCGCCACCGACTACGCCATCCATACCGGCATCCGCTGCAACGCCGCGATCATCATGTGCTCGCCGTGCTGCCACAAACAGATCCGCCCGCAACTGCACAGCCCGGGGTTGCTGCAACCCATGCTGCAGTACGGCCTGCACCTGGGCCAGCAGGCCGAAATGCTGACCGACAGCCTGCGCGCGCTGTATCTGGAAGCCTGCGGTTACGAAACCAAGGTGTTCGAGTTCATCTCGCTGGAGCACACCAACAAGAACAAGATGATTCTTGCGGTGAAGCGGCAGAAGGCGGGGGGTAACGGGGCGTTGCTGGAGAAGATTGGCCAGCTCAAGGCCTTCTATGGGGTACAGGAGCATTGCCTGGAGACGTTGCTGCGGGCGGATGGGTTGCTGTGA
- a CDS encoding sensor histidine kinase, whose translation MPFSFRALRLGLITLLIVLGTALSAGWAMHQAKRQAMEDDAQRASQQLGLYANTLHTLIDRYRALPAVLALDPELIAALRDPVSEQVQDALNRKLERINGAANSSTLELLDRTGLAIAASNWRLPSSYVGSNYGFRPYFKQTRSQGSGRFYAVGVTSGVPGYFLASAVNDEHGRFLGAMVVKLEFPELEREWRQGSDILLVSDARGITFIANQDGWRYRELQPLSGADRAELAETRQYDKQPLVPLQHQVLTRFAANSTLSRVQGPEGSAEYLWESLPLEGENWTLHLLRKPQVTADGRNAALGAAAVWLSLVFAALFVSQRLRLARLRQRSREELKRQVEERTRELRTAQEGLVQSAKLAALGQMSAAMAHEINQPLTTQRMQLETLRLLLDHGRHDEARQALEPLEQMLTRMAALTSHLKTFARNSPVGLRERLDLATVVDQALHLLETRIRSEEVEVALYLARPAWVRGDAIRLEQVLINLLRNALDAMADKRYKRLEVRIEPEGERWRLSVLDSGGGIAEADLAKVFDPFFTTKPVGEGLGLGLAISYGIVHEAGGQLQAENLPGGARLSLTLPRDLEPVC comes from the coding sequence ATGCCCTTTTCCTTTCGCGCCCTGCGTCTGGGGCTGATCACCCTGCTGATCGTGCTGGGCACCGCCCTCAGTGCCGGTTGGGCCATGCACCAGGCCAAGCGCCAGGCCATGGAAGACGACGCCCAGCGTGCCAGCCAGCAGTTGGGCCTGTACGCCAATACCCTGCATACCCTGATCGACCGCTACCGCGCCCTGCCCGCCGTGCTGGCGCTGGACCCGGAGCTGATCGCCGCCCTGCGCGACCCGGTCAGCGAACAGGTGCAGGACGCCCTGAACCGTAAGCTTGAACGCATCAACGGCGCCGCAAACTCCTCCACCCTCGAACTGCTCGACCGCACCGGCCTGGCCATCGCCGCCAGCAACTGGCGGCTGCCCAGCAGTTACGTCGGTTCCAACTACGGCTTCAGGCCCTACTTCAAGCAAACCCGCAGCCAGGGCAGTGGCCGCTTCTACGCCGTGGGCGTGACCAGTGGCGTGCCGGGGTACTTCCTCGCCAGCGCGGTGAACGACGAGCATGGTCGCTTCCTCGGTGCCATGGTGGTGAAGCTGGAGTTCCCGGAACTGGAACGTGAGTGGCGCCAAGGCAGTGACATCCTGCTGGTGAGCGACGCCCGCGGTATCACCTTTATCGCCAACCAGGACGGCTGGCGCTACCGCGAGCTGCAGCCGCTCAGTGGCGCCGACCGTGCCGAGCTGGCCGAAACCCGCCAGTACGACAAGCAACCCCTGGTGCCGTTGCAGCATCAAGTGCTGACGCGCTTTGCCGCCAACAGCACCCTGAGCCGCGTGCAAGGCCCCGAGGGCAGCGCTGAGTACTTGTGGGAAAGCCTGCCACTGGAAGGCGAAAACTGGACTTTGCACCTGCTGCGCAAACCGCAGGTCACTGCCGACGGCCGCAATGCCGCCTTGGGCGCCGCCGCCGTTTGGCTGAGCCTGGTGTTTGCCGCCCTGTTCGTCAGCCAGCGCCTGCGCCTGGCCCGTCTGCGCCAGCGCAGCCGCGAAGAGCTCAAGCGCCAGGTCGAGGAGCGCACCCGCGAACTGCGCACGGCTCAAGAGGGCCTGGTGCAATCAGCCAAACTGGCGGCGCTGGGGCAGATGTCGGCCGCCATGGCCCACGAAATCAACCAGCCGCTGACCACCCAACGCATGCAACTGGAAACCCTGCGCCTGCTGCTCGACCATGGCCGCCATGACGAGGCGCGCCAGGCCCTGGAGCCACTGGAGCAGATGCTGACGCGCATGGCCGCGCTCACCAGCCACCTGAAAACCTTTGCCCGCAACAGCCCGGTGGGCCTGCGCGAGCGCCTTGACCTGGCCACCGTTGTCGACCAGGCCCTGCACCTGCTGGAAACCCGCATTCGCAGCGAAGAAGTAGAGGTTGCCCTGTACCTGGCGCGCCCGGCCTGGGTACGCGGCGATGCCATTCGCCTGGAGCAAGTGCTGATCAACCTGTTGCGCAATGCCCTCGACGCCATGGCCGACAAGCGCTACAAACGCCTGGAGGTGCGCATCGAACCCGAGGGCGAGCGGTGGCGCCTGAGTGTGCTGGATTCGGGGGGCGGCATTGCCGAGGCCGACCTGGCCAAGGTCTTCGACCCGTTCTTCACCACCAAGCCGGTGGGCGAAGGCCTGGGCCTGGGCCTGGCCATTTCCTACGGTATCGTCCACGAGGCCGGTGGCCAGCTGCAGGCCGAAAACCTGCCAGGTGGTGCACGCCTGAGCCTTACCCTGCCCCGTGACCTGGAGCCTGTATGTTGA
- a CDS encoding flavin reductase family protein: MYYYEPAKGHGLPHDPFNAIVGPRPIGWISSHDREGRLNLAPYSFFNAFNYIPPIIGFCSVGRKDSLNNIEQTGEFVWNLATRPLAEQMNQSCAPVAAEVSEFELSGLTATPSSIVSVPRVGEAPVAFECKVSQIVQLKRADQALVPSWLILGEVVAVHIAEHLLKNGIYDTAAAEPILRGGGPADYFELGNLFKMGRPPA, encoded by the coding sequence ATGTATTACTACGAACCTGCCAAAGGCCACGGCCTGCCCCACGACCCGTTCAACGCCATCGTCGGCCCCCGCCCTATCGGCTGGATTTCCTCGCATGACCGCGAAGGCCGCCTGAACCTGGCGCCCTACAGCTTCTTCAACGCCTTCAATTACATCCCGCCGATCATCGGTTTCTGCAGTGTCGGGCGCAAAGACAGCCTGAACAACATCGAGCAGACCGGCGAATTCGTCTGGAACCTGGCCACCCGCCCACTGGCCGAGCAGATGAACCAGAGCTGCGCGCCGGTTGCTGCCGAAGTGAGCGAGTTTGAATTGAGCGGCCTTACCGCCACGCCGTCGAGCATCGTCAGCGTGCCCCGCGTAGGCGAAGCTCCGGTGGCGTTCGAGTGCAAGGTCAGCCAGATCGTCCAGCTCAAGCGGGCCGACCAGGCACTGGTGCCCAGCTGGCTGATCCTCGGTGAGGTGGTGGCGGTGCACATTGCCGAGCACCTGCTGAAAAACGGGATCTACGATACCGCGGCCGCCGAACCGATCCTGCGTGGCGGTGGCCCGGCGGACTATTTCGAGCTGGGCAACCTGTTCAAGATGGGCCGCCCGCCGGCCTGA
- a CDS encoding MFS transporter: MDNATSLPAGAATAPAAEKTTASRLKSIFSGSIGNMVEWYDWYVYAAFSLYFAKAFFPAGDSTAQLLNTAAIFAVGFLMRPIGGWLMGLYADRKGRKAALMASVLLMCAGSLVIALTPGYETIGVAAPILLVIARLLQGLSVGGEYGTSATYLSEMASKERRGFFSSFQYVTLISGQLIALAVLIVLQQTLTTEQLYAWGWRVPFVIGALCAVVALYLRRGMEETASFTKKEKAKESLMRTLLRHPKELMTVVGLTMGGTLAFYTYTTYMQKYLVNTVGMSISDSTTISAATLFLFMCLQPVIGGLSDKIGRRPILIAFGVLGTLFTVPILSTLHTIQTWWGAFFLIMAALIIVSGYTSINAVVKAELFPTEIRALGVGLPYALTVSIFGGTAEYVALWFKSAGMESGFYWYVTACIACSLLVYATMKDTKQHSRITTE, encoded by the coding sequence ATGGATAACGCCACCTCCCTGCCCGCTGGGGCGGCCACTGCGCCCGCCGCAGAAAAAACCACCGCCAGCCGCCTGAAGTCGATCTTCAGCGGGTCCATCGGCAACATGGTCGAATGGTACGACTGGTACGTCTACGCCGCATTCTCGCTGTACTTCGCCAAGGCCTTTTTCCCGGCCGGTGACTCCACCGCACAATTGCTCAATACCGCCGCGATCTTCGCCGTGGGCTTCCTCATGCGCCCGATCGGTGGCTGGCTGATGGGCCTGTACGCCGACCGCAAAGGCCGCAAGGCCGCGCTGATGGCCTCGGTACTGCTGATGTGCGCGGGCTCGCTGGTCATCGCCCTGACCCCGGGCTACGAAACCATCGGCGTCGCCGCACCGATCCTGCTGGTCATCGCACGCCTGCTGCAAGGCTTGTCGGTGGGTGGCGAGTACGGCACCTCGGCCACCTACCTCAGCGAAATGGCCAGCAAGGAGCGCCGTGGCTTCTTCTCCAGTTTCCAGTACGTGACCCTGATCTCCGGCCAGCTCATCGCCCTTGCGGTACTGATTGTGCTGCAACAGACCCTGACCACAGAGCAACTGTATGCCTGGGGCTGGCGCGTGCCGTTCGTGATCGGTGCACTGTGCGCCGTGGTGGCCCTGTACCTGCGTCGCGGCATGGAAGAAACCGCCTCGTTCACCAAGAAGGAAAAGGCCAAGGAAAGCCTGATGCGCACCCTGCTGCGCCACCCCAAGGAGCTGATGACCGTGGTCGGCCTGACCATGGGCGGCACCCTGGCCTTCTACACCTACACCACCTACATGCAGAAGTACTTGGTCAACACCGTGGGCATGAGCATCAGCGACTCGACCACCATCTCGGCCGCCACCCTGTTCCTGTTCATGTGCCTGCAGCCGGTGATCGGTGGCTTGTCGGACAAGATCGGCCGACGTCCGATCCTGATCGCCTTCGGTGTGCTCGGCACCCTGTTCACCGTACCGATCCTCAGCACCCTGCACACCATCCAGACCTGGTGGGGCGCATTCTTCCTGATCATGGCGGCGCTGATCATCGTCAGCGGCTACACCTCAATCAATGCCGTGGTCAAGGCAGAGCTGTTCCCAACGGAAATTCGCGCCCTGGGCGTGGGCCTGCCCTACGCCCTGACCGTGTCGATCTTCGGCGGCACCGCCGAGTACGTGGCCTTGTGGTTCAAGAGCGCAGGCATGGAAAGCGGCTTCTACTGGTACGTCACCGCCTGTATTGCCTGCTCGCTGCTGGTTTACGCGACCATGAAGGACACCAAGCAGCACTCGCGGATTACTACCGAGTGA
- a CDS encoding putative quinol monooxygenase yields the protein MTLKQPVTHLAFIRASSGRSAELGARLRDLLEPSLRAPGCLSFTVQRSQADADLWLLSGSWQDQQAMSGYFASPTLEVFGELVQAQVVSSLDLHTFD from the coding sequence ATGACCCTAAAACAACCGGTCACCCATCTTGCTTTCATCCGTGCCAGCAGCGGGCGCTCGGCAGAACTGGGCGCGCGCCTGCGCGACCTGCTCGAGCCCTCGCTGCGTGCGCCGGGTTGCCTGAGTTTCACGGTGCAGCGCTCCCAGGCCGATGCCGACCTGTGGTTGCTCAGTGGCAGCTGGCAGGATCAGCAGGCGATGAGTGGCTACTTTGCTTCGCCGACCCTTGAAGTGTTCGGCGAGCTGGTGCAGGCGCAGGTGGTCAGCAGCCTGGACTTGCATACCTTCGATTGA
- a CDS encoding TPM domain-containing protein, whose amino-acid sequence MTPFDEYHQRQIAEAIARAERRTDAELVTVLARRADDYAYWPLLWAAVLALAVPGLLHWLLGWPGVRGLLVANVLLFVGLCLLLRNPRLASWLIPRALRRWRASRLARQQFREQNLQRTAGATGVLIFVSEAERHVEILVDRGIEHCLDAEARAAIGARFAEQVRQGRTLQGFVECIEACGELLSQHVPPTHARNELPNRLVILD is encoded by the coding sequence ATGACCCCCTTCGACGAGTACCATCAACGGCAGATTGCCGAAGCCATTGCGCGTGCCGAACGGCGCACCGATGCCGAACTGGTGACGGTGCTGGCCCGCCGTGCCGACGATTACGCCTATTGGCCGCTGTTGTGGGCCGCCGTGCTGGCGTTGGCGGTGCCGGGCCTGTTGCACTGGCTGCTGGGCTGGCCCGGCGTGCGAGGCTTGCTGGTGGCCAACGTGCTGCTGTTCGTCGGCTTGTGCCTGCTGCTGCGCAACCCGCGTCTGGCCAGCTGGCTGATCCCCCGTGCCCTGCGTCGCTGGCGTGCTTCACGGCTGGCCCGCCAGCAGTTTCGCGAGCAGAACCTGCAGCGCACCGCAGGCGCCACGGGTGTGCTGATTTTCGTCAGCGAGGCGGAGCGGCATGTGGAAATCCTGGTCGATCGGGGTATCGAACACTGCCTGGATGCCGAAGCCCGGGCAGCGATCGGAGCGCGCTTTGCCGAGCAGGTGCGCCAGGGCCGGACGTTGCAGGGCTTTGTCGAATGCATCGAGGCGTGTGGCGAGCTGCTTAGCCAGCACGTGCCGCCAACCCATGCCCGCAACGAGTTGCCCAACCGGCTGGTAATTCTCGATTGA